The Nicotiana tabacum cultivar K326 chromosome 1, ASM71507v2, whole genome shotgun sequence genome segment GATGAAAAGACAGCCTGTTGGGGAACTGAATTTGAAGTTTTAGCCATTGTTGGCTCgtaaaatttgaaggtttgaagaaGAAGTATAGAGATTTGGAAGAACAAGTTTGAAGGTTGAACAACGGgatatgaagaatttaagaagatcTGGGCAAGAATCTAAGAACAATTATGAAGATTTAAAGATCAAAAGATGAAGGTTTGAAAGAAGTTGATGATAGCTGGGAAACTCAGAAGTAAAGGCTTGGtcgaaaagtagaaaaataaCAAAAGGTAGAAGCTTTTATAGGAAAGTAGGCAACGCTTTGCATTCGAAGGCAACCAGCTGATGATTGACACGTGTTCGAAGCCAGAACGATGTAACTGATGGGATGTTTCGGCTCCTTCAGCGTAACGTACGGAGGAAGGAACCGGAGAACATCTATCATTTCCCATCGGTTCGCAAACCTACTCTttgaaaaatgaggggactatatATACACGGGTAAAACCGGGGCTAATGAATACCCCAATTTCCAGGTGAGGCAAACGAAGTGAGGACATGACCGCAAGGAATCAGAATCGAAGCTAGGAGCCTCTCGCATCATTGTCCGACCAATACACTTGCCCTCGAAGCTATCGAGACCACGCCCCCTAGGTCCGGTTCGAGCTCCAAGACCTTGAAGAGCATTACCAAACTACCATGCACGATTAACAAAAGGTCATGATATCCGTTTCCAAtcggatatcacggcgtgaatctcggcccGTATTAATGGTGAATTAGTAATTAGcgaaaaggaagatttttaccttttttagaattgttcTTAGGGTGAatctcccctactatataaaggggaagctaATTATTCATTAgagacattgtaacacgcatatcaaggcaatatacattTGTTTCCTCTCCTTCTAAAGATTATTCTGAGTTCTTAGTTTTGTTCATAGCCCTTCCTAAGTGTTTGGTTCCAAATTGAATGCAGGTTAACTACTTGGATCATAACCGAGCCCGACCTCAGTCTTATAACTGGTTTGACCGTTTATTACATCTTTGATTTGTTCATTTAATGCTATTAATCACTTttattgaattaatccacatatccttaggCCACAATAGCAAAAACATCAACTGTGTGAAAAAAAACAGCAAGAATTTTAAGTGTGGATTCATTATGCGCAACATATAGCCCTAGAGAAAATCGGTTGATACAACTTTTAGAGAGTTACCAATTTGTGCAGCAttccaacacaaaacaaacagATGGGAAGTATAGATGACTCAACAAAACAAGTTTGTAATTGATAAGTTACGCGATTATGGTTTTGATGATTTGTCAAACTTTGTTGAGGAACTAGAGAGGAACATGATGCATTTAGTTCCTTTACACCTGTTATGATATGATTTGTTGACTAGCCAAACGTCCTCGAGAAATCAGATAAGGAAACAAATACGGGAACAAATAGGATCAGTGCCTCAAATGTCGTACAGTCAACTCTTCAGCTGTAAAAGTTATTTCACTGTACCGACTAGCAATAGTATAGTGGCACAGTCGTTGCTGCTAGAGGCCAAACCAAAAGATGTAATGTCCCTATGGTTTCACACATGCTCTCTCATATATAAACAACATTATACAAGGGTTGACCTGACATTTGATAATCTAAAAACCTATCATCTTAAGTGCCAGCCACCAATGTTTCCTCCAGGTGCACTCAAGAACAACGCTGCTACAAACCAAGTACCATATCCCAACAATGAAGATGTCTTGAGTCCTTATGTTTATTGAGTCTTTGTCTTTTGTTCTTTACTTGTAAACCTACACGGCTTTCTAGAAGTATTTTGTAGGACATCATTTAACCTTATTGTTTTGGTTGTTTAACTAGAGTTAGTCAAGAGTgttgctttgtaatagagttattgcaaaTGACTTACAATAGAGTTACTTGTAAGGGGTGAGAGATTAatagtttaattcctagattgcaataAGTTGTAATATGAAGTTTGCTCAGTTTAGTGGAGTTGAAATAACTGGGGTAgttcgtggtttttaatcccttgAGCAAGGAATTTTTCACGTAAATATCATGTGTTCTTTACTTATTGCTTGTTTACTGTGGGAACTGATATAGAATTTAGTTCTCTATActgtttggtggacccttagtttTTATTAATTAGTATGAGAataggttctttctaaaaggttaacacatAGAAAAGATCTTtatcatggctgctccaccaaacctCGAGGAAGGATAATCGACCACGAGACCTCCAAGATTAAACGACAAGTACTATGGATGGTAGAAAACGAGAATGCATGACTTCATCATGGCCGAGGACTCAGAGCTATGGGATATGATTTGTGATGGTCCTTTATTCCCATGAAAGTTATTAGAGAGGGAACAAGGACTGTCCCAAAGACGAGAAAGGAATATAACGATGCTGATAGAAAGGCTGTTGAAAAGAACTTCAAGGAAAAGAAGATTCGTGTTTGTGGTATTGGACCAGATGAATATAATTGTGTCTTAACGTATGAGTGTGCAAAAGAGATCTGGAAAGCTCTCAAAACTGCCCATGACGGAACTACTCAGGTTAAGCAGTCAAAAATAGATATGCTTACCACTGAGTATGAGTTTTTCAAAATGAAGGAGGATGAGTCAATTCAAGATATACACACACGCTTCACCTCCATTATTAATGAGCTACATTCTCTTAGAGAAGTCATCCCAACAAACAAGCTGGTCCGGAAGATACTCAGAGTTCTACTAGGTTCATGTGAATGGGGTAACAAATAACTACATTTACAACAGTATCGACAAATTGTTATGTGGCACATTGCCAAAAATACTTGCCAAATAATTGTTGCTATAATATAAGGATGCTCAAGTTTAAGGTGTTCAATGTCTCATCATAAGTAAGTAAAAGGACCAAgtcattcacttttttttttggattaaagGATTGCTTATATCTAGTAACTCATGGGAGCCAAGTAATATATCTTGATTGTACTCAAGTTTATTATCGTGTCACAAAAAATGTATAAGagacaacaataacaataacaataacctaGTAGAATCTCATTAGTAGGGTTTGAGGAGGGTAGAGTGTTCGTAGGCCATACCCCTATCCTCGAGGGATAGAAAGGCTGTTTCCGGCAGACCCTCGACTCAGAGATAATAGATtcgtaacaaaaacaaaaatcagaaaagcaGTATCGGCTTCGTAAAAAACAGCAAATAAatggaaaagcaaaaaaaataataGTGTGAAACACAACAAAAACCGCTAACAGTCCTAGACAAAACACTATTAGACTAGCCGGCACAACGAGGAAAAATGCTCGGCTACCTCTAACATACAATcctaatgctcgatctccacacactactatcaagggccatgtcctcaaaaatctgaagtcgcgccatgtcctacCTGATCACCTCGCTCCAATTCTTATTATGCCGCCCTCTGCCTGTTCTCATACCTGCCAAGCATCTAGGCTCCTCATTCcgaatcttatccatcctagtgttcctgcacatccatctcaacatcctcatttttgctactttcatcttctggatatgtgaaatcttgactggccaacactcaaccccatatAACATGACCGGTCTAACCACccctctatagaacttacctttaagtttcggtGGTACATTCTAGTTACACAGGACTCcagacgctaacctccatttcatctatCCCACTTCGATACGGTGCGTGACATCCCCATCAATCTCCCCATCTCCCTGGATAATTGACCCTAGGTACTTGAAACTCtttctcttagggatgacttgtgagtcAAGCCTCACATACCCGGTGTATTTTTATAGGTGAAgtttgaggagggtagtgtgtacacagaccttccCCCTACCTTGTGGAGGTAGAGAAACTACTTTCATTAGACCTTCGCCTCAAGAAATAGCATTTCAAAGTaggttcaaaaaagaaaaacaatagtGTCGCCAATCATAAATGCAATCCTTACaaactttaatttttattttcggAGAATTTTTAACTTCATGACACGAGTGACTTATAGGGGTTTTCTTCCAAGTATTAAGCTTGAGACAAGTAATATGCTTACAAGTTAGAGTCTCCACTCAATCCAGACAGGTTCTGGCAACTGTTTGTCAAACAGGATCTCGAAAGGCAAGCCACGGAAGTATTGCTCTGTAGGGAGTAAGCACCTACTTCTCTGGATATATGATGAAAATGGGGGCTTCAACTGTGATTAACTCTAATATTATTATTGAAACTCGGAATAAGAGTTGAATACAATTTACTTCTTGATTTATAGAAGTCTACTATGAGGTACTTTATTGAAAGTCAAAATGGAATCTTTTTGCTTCGTCTATGAAAATTTACCACGAGTTTTTCTATATTAACCCAAAAAGGGATACCTTTCTTGTGTTATGGCCTATGGGGCTCTTTTTCTTAGACTAAGCGCATGATTATTGATTACCATAATATTGAATGTCACAACTCACAAGGGAATCTTCTTTTCGTTATTTGCAAAGGCTTAAAATAGCAAATTTTACGAAGGTCAGAAGGGAATCTCCATCAACGGAAGAGGAAAAGGACTTTTTTTCAGAagatattaaaaatttaaaatgtcCAAAATATCCCCATAGTCTAAGCCGACTTGGTACAAGTTCGTAAAAGGAGCCAAGGACAAACTCGTCATCAAAGTTTTCAGCATCTCGTCAGTTATAAGCTGCCCTCGAAACCCTATCACTCCATGCTCTCGCATACGATTTTTGTTTTTCCTATTTTTGTCCTAACATTTTTTCTGCAGACGCTTCCGAAACCCTAGCCCTAATTTCCCCGACCAAGATCCAACTTTTCTCTGAGATTCTGTAAGGTAAAAGCAACTTTCCTCTCAAATCTCTGATTTTTGTGCGCATTTATCCATATTTTATTTAATAGTTTACTTCGATTTTAAATTACTGATATTTTGTGATTGGATCTGGCGTATTTTGTAGTAATAGTTCATAGCAAAAGAATGGGAGAGAACAAGGAGAACGATGCATATGAAGAGGAGCTGCTCGActatgaagaagatgatgaaaaacTCCCTGATTCCGTCACCGGAAAAGTCAACGGCGATTCCGCCAAAAAGTGAGATCTTCACGCCGATATTAAATATTTCTGCTTTTTCTAACTTGTTTACAGTggaaactattttctttaattttaggcTTACGTCAATGTTTTTTATGGTTTGTTGTATTTCTTAGTAGTATTTTGTAAAATAGTTATGAAGCCTATGTTCATGCGTTATGGTTTGGCCCTACCTAGTTAGTTGATTGAAATTTATGCTTTTATGCTTTTGTTTTCCGTATTTTATGTTGGGTAAGCTACATGCTTGAGAATTTTTTGCTGCCtaaaaattacattttttttgGGATTCTGTTTTTTTTCCTGCTTGAAATAAGCCTATATCTCTAATATTTTTATTTGTCTGTATTATTGATATGTGTATAGTTAAGAATCAGAGGTTTTTATGACCTTTTCATGTGTTTTGTGTCTGTTTATTGTAATGGAATCGAACTTGCCTAAATAGAGTGGAATAGATATTGAGGAATAATATAGCCAAACTTAGCTAGTTTGTGATTGAGCCTCAGTAGAGGCagttcattttttatattttagaggTTAAATATTAGTATTGAAAAGAAGCAGGTCTGAGTAGATTGAAATATCAAGGATTCAGATAGTTAATTCTGACTAGTTTGGGTGGAGGCTTAAAGTGATTGATGTACATTCTTTATCTATGTTCTTgttgacaattttttttttgggtgtttGCTCTATGAATATTTCGATGGTGCTGGGATAGTCCAATGTCTATCTGACACTTTTCAAACTTGTCAATTTTTTTGTTGTATTTTCTCAATCAGTACTTAGGGGGTGTTTAATTCTCTGACCCCCTTTGATCTTCTTTGTCAAGCATTAACTTTTGTGTACTTTGAATCAAGTATTAATATTATGGTCTTTTTTGGTGGATGCAGGGGTTATGTTGGTATTCACAGTTCGGGTTTCAGAGATTTTCTTCTAAAGCCAGAGCTATTGCGGGCTATTGTGGACTCTGGGTTTGAGCATCCTTCCGAAGGCAAGTTATCTTGTACCTGGACATGTTTTCCTTCCTAACTAAAATTGTCGATTTCAGTACTTTCCTGTAAAAAATTGATAATAAAATCTTTGAACTTATTTGCGGTGGCCTGTTCTAAGCATTCTCTTCCAGCAGTCTTACCTTCTTTTTTTGATAAGGTGAAGATTTTATTAAAAACATAATCAAGCTGATACTGTGAAAATACAGAGATAGTGCTGGCTTAAAAGCATTAAAATCCTAAGCGGTCTAGCATGTCCAGCATATTATGAAAATCCATAACAACATTTCCATCTTTCCAATAGTACAAATAATATAGACAACTATATTTCACACATTGCAGCTGCTCCTTCTTGCTTTCAAAACACCgattatttctttctttccatATCGTCCAAGCTATACTAAGAGGAATATCTCTCCATATTTTCTTTTAGGATGCTTCTGGACGTGCAGTTTCCCAGCACTCTAATATATTCCTGAACTTCTTAGGACTTGCCCAAAGGATGCCAAAGTTAGCCATGAACATGGACCACATCTGCCAAGTAAATTCACAATGCACAAAAATATGGTCCACAGATTCACAAGCTTTCTCACACAAGTGGCATTTGCTGCAATTATCCAACCCTTTCTCATCAAAATTTCTTGAGTCAGATATGCTTCATGGGCTACTAGCCTACCAAAACAGGCCACTTTTGTTGGGACTGTAGTCTTCCAGACCATCTTCCAAGGCCACTTTTGTGCTTGCACCGGCTGAGCAGCACTTAGTTTTGCAGAGTGAACTAACAGTAAAAGAACCTTCTTTACTAGCTTTCCAGAGTAggctttcttctttttctggcCATAACACCACTGATTGCATCTAGTgaataaatatatcaacctcaTGCATTTCTCTGTCAAAGAGATTCCTTCTGAACTGGAAGTCCCAACCTGTATCAGTAATTATATCAGCTAAGAGGATTTCTGGATTATTGGCCAATCTGTACAGTTTGGGAAATTGAATTTTGAGCAAACCAGAACCATCCCAATTATCTTCCCAAAGTCTGATCTTTTCCCATTGAGCACCCTCAAGCCAACGTACATGTTAAATTTCTCCCATAGGTTACAAATCTATCTCCAAACAGCTATTCCATATGGAGTCTTCACTGTTTTAGGTGCAAAGAAGCACCTAAAACATTAAAATCCTAAGCGGTCTAATAGCTTTACCATATGGAGTCTTCACCGTTTTCTACCACTGCTTTCCAGGGAGCTTTTTTCCCATCATTTAACCTCCATAGCCATTTGCATAGCAAGCGCTGATTGTGAGCTCTAAGATTTCTAATTCCCAGACCCCCTTCTTTCTTATGTTTTCACAATAAGCTAATAAGTGTGTAAAAATAAATACACGTTTGCTTCCGTTTTCTCACCAAAATAATGCTACCGTTGGTATGTGGGCAAGTACAAAGATTTAGGATTTACGGTCGAGTACAAAGCATATTCCGTGCTTTGTTTCCTCTTTCCTTAGAATCAAGCAAAAAAGGAGGGGGGATCTTTTGTGCTGAATAGAAGAAAAAAGTTATGATAACATGGATCATATGTGTTCTATGCCGTGTCCAATTCCTTTTAATTGAAAAATCAGTAGATGCAGAATTCTATCCTTTTGGCTTGTTTAGCTTGTGTATGGATTGGTGTTAGATTTTGAACGCCTCTAATTTTAACCTGGCTGGACTGTgtttctctaattttcttcttttGCCCATTTGCACATTTAGATATCCAATCCAGTATGCTTCTTTGCTAGTTGTAAGaagtttataattttttttgagtAAGACTAATGTTCGTTGGAGTAAGAGGAAGGTCATAGAAACACTGGCATTTTAGCTTTGTGAGTCTCGTCCAATTTTCCAACCGAACCTTTTATATAGCCTGTTTTCACCTTTATGCACTTGTGGGCTCAGTCCTTTATTTTACGTTGAGCTTGTAGCTTTCTATGTAGCAAATTAAACATCTTTCTTTATTAAGTGTGCGTATGCAAgttatcttttattattattattgttgttgttggtgttgctattgttattgttgttatcatcatcattattattctcattttttgtTCTCCTTAAACCATAATATTCTTCTTTCTGGGTTGTTCTTGACAACTTCTTTCTATCTTCTGTTTTCAGGTAAATTACTCCTACCACTAGTATTTTGGAGATGTACAATGGTAAAATTTTTAAACTGAAACTGAGGTCTCGTTGGCTCCAATGTATTTGGTTCTTCATCAGTGCAACATGAGTGTATTCCACAAGCTATTCtgggaatggatgttatttgCCAAGCTAAATCTGGAATGGGGAAAACCGCTGTTtttgttctttcaactctgcaaCAGATTGAACCTGTTGCTGGTCAGGTTGCTGCCCTGATTCTCTGTCACACTAGGGAATTAGCTTATCAGGCATGTATTCTATCTGCAagttttctgtttttcattcATACGAGGTTAAATGATGTCTAATTTGCTAACCTGACAAAAAAAGATGTTTAATTTGCTAACTAACTACACTATCTGCAGATCTGTCATGAGTTTGAGAGGTTCAGCACATATCTGCCCGATATCAAGGTTGCTGTTTTCTACGGTGGTGTCAACATCAAACTCCACAAGGAGCTGCTGAAGAATGAGTGTCCGCATATTGTCGTTGGAACTCCTGGAAGAGTACTTGCATTGGCAAGAGACAAGGACCTGTCTTTGAGGAATGTGAGGCATTTTATACTAGATGAGTGTGACAAGATGCTTGAATCACTTGGTATGTCTTACCTAAGCTTTTTGTTACATAACTTTTGCTGCTAGAATTACTATCATCTTTACTCTTTGGTAATACTTTTCTTAAGTACATCTGTTGCATGCACAGACATGAGGAGAGACGTGCAGGAAATCTTCAAAATGACTCCTCATGACAAGCAAGTCATGATGTTTTCTGCAACTCTCAGCAAGGAGATTCGCCCGGTTTGCAAGAAATTCATGCAAGATGTAATGTCCTGTGGCCAGTTCTTGATTTTAGAAGTCTACCATTTTTCCATTATTTCAGCTTTCTGCAGGGGATAATAGTGTATTTTTTTGGTATAACCATTGTCTAAACTTAATTTTACTGGGGAAGTGAACAAAAATGAGGTGTCTTTGGAGCTGGTAGCTGTAAAAGCTGTGCTTTGCAGCTAATTTTTTCCATTAAGGTTGTAGTTCTATGTTTTCTTGGGTTTGTGTGTCATCTTTGTTCTTCCATGTTCTTGCCCCATAGTTAAAGATGTAAAGAGGGGTGGGAAAGATCTTTTGTGTGGAAATGGATGTCAGGAGGGTGGGGATGTTAGTGGAGAAGGGTTAATCTGGGAGGTTGATGCTTGGAGTCCTACTGGAAGCTTTTGGGTAAGCGCTGGGTAAAGGCACGTTGAGCATGGGGGACTAGTTGGGTGCTTTTACTCTTAAGCTGCAAGGAGAAAATTCACAGATGGAGGATCTTCATCCATCGTTCATTTCGTAATCAGATTCCCTTAGCTCACGAAGCTCCTAATATCCTTTACTATCACGTTTATTCCTTTCAGCCAATGGAAATTTATGTTGACGATGAGGCCAAGTTGACCCTGCATGGACTTGTACAGGTACATTATTGAAGCCTAATGTTTTGCTGTCATTTCATTACTTATCACAATCTTCCTGAAGTTGCTTCTATTTGATGGCAGCACTACATCAAATTGAGTGAAACTGAGAAAAACAGGAAGCTGAATGACCTGTTGGATGCTTTGGACTTCAACCAAGTTGTTATTTTTGTCAAGAGTGTGAGCAGAGCTGCAGAGTTGAATAAGTTACTTGTGGAGTGTAATTTTCCATCTATCTGCATCCACTCTGGCATGACTCAGGAAGAAAGGTCTGTCTGACTTCTGGTTCAACTTCTTTTGATGTTAATTACTTATGCACTcgagggtcgtttggtagggtatAGGAATAGTACTGAatagggtgtattagtaatgttggGATTAGTAATGCTAGGATTAGTAATGTTGGGATTACTTATGCTGAGATTATTTCTTATCGTTTATTTGGtttggtgtattaaaaataacatgcattgcatttttttttttaaatttttgtttacAAAAAGACCCTTCATGTATTAACCTGCGTTGCAAATCTTCTTTGGAAAAGGTTTTAAAAGGACAGTTTTGTTACATGCTTATCCATGTATTAAAAACCATGGTATTGCAATGCCATGGTTTGCTATGTATAATAGTAGTACTGAATAAGGTTTATAACTAGGTTGAAAAACACTATCAAATAAGGATTAATAATGCCAAAGCCAATACATGTATTGTTTTCTCTgatacatcctaccaaacgaccccccagTGTTTACTCAATGTGAATAATGATTTTAATAATTATCTGTAACCATGAGAAGTCTAGTATCAATGAGATTATCAGTTCCTCGACAAGATTCCATTTCCCCCCTAGGATTGTGGTATCGGTTGTGTGGTATTGGTTGTGTTAGAAGAACAAGGTTCTGTAGCATTTTTCTTTAATGCTTTGCCCATCTTTTCAAATCTTCCTTTCTTCCCTTTGGAGTTATTTGCTTGTGCATACATTTCATCTGATTTCTTGAAGGCTACCGTGTTTGTGTATTAGAAGGGATTTGTGCTGCTGTTAACATCTTTTATTTGCATGTTATGTAAGCTAATTCTTCCCTTGTCTGCTTGATAGACTGACACGCTACAAGGGTTTCAAGGAAgggcacaagagaattcttgtgGCGACTGATTTGGTTGGGAGAGGCATAGACATTGAAAGGGTGAACATTGTCATTAACTATGACATGCCAGATTCTGCAGATACTTACCTTCACAGAGTATGTCCTATCTGTCCTGGAACTCATTTTTTTCAAGTTCTGAATTCTGATCTTGTCCAAGTAGTCTTATTGTTTAATCTTGAATGATAATGATAGGTGGGAAGAGCTGGTAGATTTGGAACCAAAGGCCTTGCCATAACATTTGTGTCCTCTGCATCAGATTCTGATGTTCTCAATCAGGTTGAGAGTCAGATTTccactttctttctctttttggctGTATTATGATTTGTAATGCCATCCGTAGTAACATCAGTTCCTTATGCTTACACCTACTGTAGGTTCAGGAGAGGTTTGAAGTGGATATTAAAGAACTTCCTGAGCAGATTGACACTTCTACATACAGTATGTCCTTGATGTTTACTTCTGAAGTTTTGTTGGCTTTTTTCGATgttttcttttgtcttcttgttgcGAATCTGATTGTGAACATACCTGCAATGGCAATGAGAAAAGAAACTTCTTGGGATAATTCCCGAGGCTTTGGTTCAACGAAAAAGCTAGTACGTTGCAGGACATGTGATTGGTACACGTCACAAGTTTGAATGCTTTGGTATTTTAGTGGAGAGTGTAGAGGTGTGGGCCATATCCATTTCGAGATTTGAATAGCGAATTGCTCGttcataaaaaaagaaaattttcaagtaTATTTCGTACTCCATATCCTGGAAACCCTCGGTGCCTATTAGGATTTGCATGACTTCTGTAGGAGTATGTTTCCTGAAGTGGTTCGTGATATGGTACAGTAATGGTACAAAAATAGAATCCTAAGATGCAAAAATAGAATCATAATTCATCTTAAAATTCTATTGCTTTTGAGATATTCTTGGCATTATGTGGtttatttatttgatcaattttttcCGGGAGCTCACACTAGCATATCTTGTGTATACAGTGCCATCTTAGTGGGTTGAAGCCTTCCTAGCAAATGTTGAAGATTTGCTAGAAGATTGGGAGTGGCGGTGAAGTTTCTGCTTTATGCAATATGGTTGAATATTGAACCAGTTAATTTGAAGAATTGTGGGGAGACTTCCCCTCTGCTTTGGCACTTCTGGATTTCCTGTACCCTTATCGAACCTATGCTGTTCCTACATTAGCATGGAAATGTCTTAACATTATGATACCTAGTATTGTAGCTAGTACCCAAATGGATTATTCTGCTTTAGTTGTTTCTTCGTACTGCTGCTAGCTAATGTTATTGTGGCTAGACTCTGTTCAAAGTTTCTCGAGTTATCTTCCTCTGAAATCGTGCCTCTGCAAAATGGTGTGGCAGCTTGGTGAAGGTTTAGTATCATCTGCAGTTGCAGAAATTCATTGGGGATATCAATTTGGAATTTTTGGTTTAGTATTAACCACATGAACTTTGGTGAATTTTTGTTAGTACCATAATCGACCTTATGGAGGAAAGCTCAAGACAGGTTGAGCATTATATATGTTCTGGGGTTCTGCTAAGTCTACCTGTTATCATATTCTGGCTTAGCTTGAAGTTGTGTTGGGAGTTATTTATCTTGACAACTAATGTTTTAGTGTCCTTGTAATTAGCTATCTTTGTAGACTTGGTAGTTGTGAGTTTGGTTAAATCGACTTAAAATCTATGCTCTTTATGCTAGTTTTCTATTTCTTTAAGAATTCATGTTCAAAATGCTGTCTAACTGTTCATGTCAATTAGTTTATTGCATAAACGATGTTGCCTTGTTCCTTTGGTTAAGTtcttttggcattgtttgatgtctTTTCATTTTTAAACAAGTTAAATGCAAACCGACATTGTTTTGACTGTAAGTCGAGTGATGGTAATTCCAATATCAAAAGGTCGTTATGTTTTAGTTATTGCTGTTTTAACTTTTCACCAGATCAATTAGAATTAAATGAAAAGCTATCCACAATAAATGACGCACATTCAGAATCACCAGGCCGTGTAGTTCGATGGTGCCTGTTTGACCAAATCACTTGACGTAGCAAATTTTGTCCAAAGGCCAGGTAAAGCTCTGGAAAAAGAGAACTTGTTTCGTCCGTGCATTCCACGAGACACAGCCTCTGATCACGAGTTTGTTATGGAACGTATGGTCCAGATGCAGATAATCCATGAAGAAGAAGCCCGATCGAAGCAAAAAAGCCCGGCCCAAGGCCTACAGCCCATTCCCCTCATCCCTAAGGCTGCCAATGCTTAATTTTCGGTCTTCTAATCGGGAGCTGAAAATTGCCAATGTTCCGTGAAACCTAGAGCATTGTCAATGTAGTTGATGGGTTTATGTTTGAATTTGATTCTGTTGAGTGATAAAGATGGTGGACTCTTTGTACCTCTACCTGATTGCAAATAATGTTTTCTCATCAACATATTTTATGCTATTCGGAGGCTAGTTTGGCGTTCTGCTAAATGTTTTGTCTGGTTTCCTCATAATATATGTAAAATACATATCAGGATTTAGATGCAACTGGTAAAGAATGAATGGGTATTGAATCTTAccctttttgtttttggtttaaAAGTAGCGAGTTCATTAAGGGTATTTTCGGAATTTCACAAATAGTTACTGTTTATTGCCGTTGGGATGGTAGACAATGTTTGTTTCCGGAAGTGTATTACACGCAATGGGAGGACTAGGTCGGACATTTACTTTATAGTCACTTGAAGTAgtggcggatctaggatt includes the following:
- the LOC142162657 gene encoding uncharacterized protein LOC142162657; the encoded protein is MKVIREGTRTVPKTRKEYNDADRKAVEKNFKEKKIRVCGIGPDEYNCVLTYECAKEIWKALKTAHDGTTQVKQSKIDMLTTEYEFFKMKEDESIQDIHTRFTSIINELHSLREVIPTNKLVRKILRVLLGSCEWGNK
- the LOC107770853 gene encoding DEAD-box ATP-dependent RNA helicase 15 isoform X1, which translates into the protein MGENKENDAYEEELLDYEEDDEKLPDSVTGKVNGDSAKKGYVGIHSSGFRDFLLKPELLRAIVDSGFEHPSEVQHECIPQAILGMDVICQAKSGMGKTAVFVLSTLQQIEPVAGQVAALILCHTRELAYQICHEFERFSTYLPDIKVAVFYGGVNIKLHKELLKNECPHIVVGTPGRVLALARDKDLSLRNVRHFILDECDKMLESLDMRRDVQEIFKMTPHDKQVMMFSATLSKEIRPVCKKFMQDPMEIYVDDEAKLTLHGLVQHYIKLSETEKNRKLNDLLDALDFNQVVIFVKSVSRAAELNKLLVECNFPSICIHSGMTQEERLTRYKGFKEGHKRILVATDLVGRGIDIERVNIVINYDMPDSADTYLHRVGRAGRFGTKGLAITFVSSASDSDVLNQVQERFEVDIKELPEQIDTSTYMPS
- the LOC107770853 gene encoding DEAD-box ATP-dependent RNA helicase 15 isoform X2, whose product is MDVICQAKSGMGKTAVFVLSTLQQIEPVAGQVAALILCHTRELAYQICHEFERFSTYLPDIKVAVFYGGVNIKLHKELLKNECPHIVVGTPGRVLALARDKDLSLRNVRHFILDECDKMLESLDMRRDVQEIFKMTPHDKQVMMFSATLSKEIRPVCKKFMQDPMEIYVDDEAKLTLHGLVQHYIKLSETEKNRKLNDLLDALDFNQVVIFVKSVSRAAELNKLLVECNFPSICIHSGMTQEERLTRYKGFKEGHKRILVATDLVGRGIDIERVNIVINYDMPDSADTYLHRVGRAGRFGTKGLAITFVSSASDSDVLNQVQERFEVDIKELPEQIDTSTYMPS